The following DNA comes from Crateriforma spongiae.
ACGACTTCACCTACAAGGTCTTGTACGACATGCCGCCAGATGCCGACCGGGATCGAAAGTGTGATCACGTGGGATTCCTTTCCGCGGACCTCATTGGTCAGTGGACGCCCTACGCGGACGCGGATTTCTATTTCTGTGGTCCCAAGCCGTTCATGGCATCCGTTGAAAGCGCCCTGGAACAGTTGGGGGTCGATCCATCGTGCATGCGATATGAGTTTTTTGGCCCTAAACAGGAACTGAGCCAGGCAACATGAAGGATGCGATGGTCGTGGGTGCACCACCACTGCCGACTTTGGCTGTGGCGGTTGTCAGTTTGAAACCCAAGGAACACGGTGCTTATGCGATCGTGATGATTCCATTGTTTTCGGCGCTGTTGTCGGTCGGTCCCAGTTGGGTCGGCGTTGCGATCGTGGTTGCATCGTTGGCTGGATTCTTTGCACACGAACCGATACTGGTCGCGATGGGGCATCGTGGCGGACGTGCCCAACGCGGCGCTCCCGGGGCAAGAGCGCTGGCGTTGGGACTGTTGGGGCTGGCTGTTGCGGCCGGTGCGTTCGCGTTGTGGTCCGCGGATCCGCCGACGCGGATCGCGCTGCTAGCGTGTCTTGCACTTTCGACGCTTTGCTTTGCGATTGCGATCGTTCGACTGCACCGAACCTTGGGCGGTCAATTGTTGGGCGTCGCGGGGCTGTCATTACCATGCATGCCGATTTTGTTGGATGGTGGCCTTGATCGATCCAACAGTCTGTTGGTGTGGTTGGTTTGGCTGTTGGGTTTTGCATCCACCACGTTGGCAGTTCGTGCTGTGATCGCGATACAAAAGCGTCAAACCACTGTTGCTTCTTGGATTGGTCTGGGATTCACGACGGCAGCGACGATCGGACTGGTGGTCAACCAAGTTTGGTTGCCTTTGGCTGCGGTTCCCATGATCGCCGGCGGATGGGGGTTGATGTTTTGGCCGCCGCCGGCCAAGCATCTGCGCCCCGTGGGTTGGACGTTGGTGGCGGCCACAATGTTGACGGCACTTG
Coding sequences within:
- a CDS encoding YwiC-like family protein produces the protein MKDAMVVGAPPLPTLAVAVVSLKPKEHGAYAIVMIPLFSALLSVGPSWVGVAIVVASLAGFFAHEPILVAMGHRGGRAQRGAPGARALALGLLGLAVAAGAFALWSADPPTRIALLACLALSTLCFAIAIVRLHRTLGGQLLGVAGLSLPCMPILLDGGLDRSNSLLVWLVWLLGFASTTLAVRAVIAIQKRQTTVASWIGLGFTTAATIGLVVNQVWLPLAAVPMIAGGWGLMFWPPPAKHLRPVGWTLVAATMLTALGIISAVVLGLPGPVA